In one window of Methanosarcina vacuolata Z-761 DNA:
- a CDS encoding tetratricopeptide repeat protein, which translates to MNSLYARAWYSKALAFLNLKNQIGAEKNFEKALEAFDAVLEVNPEDSIAWQYRGNILRYLDRPEEALKAFEVALDFDPDNIPARYLKGLTFGYLNLPEQALEAFNGVLGRDEKHIGALYYSGLALKQLSRDEEALEAFTRASELNPENLKAWYYRGITLSVLGKNEEALEAYGKTLKMEPSHSGALEGEAKAYLALGRRREALRTCEKALELEPASAVAWETQGRILEGMGRKEEALSAFEKSLILEPGNAKNRLEKGRLLGQLGKPQKALDVFEGVLELDNSSIEAKAGKGKALLALGRYQESLDAFSNVLETEPLSPEGWKGTGNCFLAMRMPYEALQAYEKALSSGTENCGILSGLGEAYYTLGDYSRALESFEEALILDSENLFSWNGRGNALYKLGRYGEALEAYEALLELDYESLPARYNRGVTLSRLKHYNSNFDSVLVSQHQTAFKKYLELSGELSEGEIGDESWKYRGFAFAELGEYSEALKAFDNAAKKESENSFSLICKGITLFCLKNYDEALKTFEGAEKDLYASLDAKKSIKSEERKESGILSSNELNFRLEILLNAKGLALDSLGGYQDALKAFESARKLSEAENIACSGKGLVFAHCGEWEKALKVFDRILTLDPQNTQASVMKAFTLIKLQEFEKAISVLEELTTNEINSDLPFCLLGFACFKLEDFEGALKAYRKAIDINPKNFHARNGLAELYFRLGNSRGAFKELEDSIAEAPENAFSRNLKGRVELEEQACEEALESFRRALALDTEDLKLLLWDVYARYMYAEASFEENSARFRSMLLAAAGKLEKAAIRQRSEDNELKAYALYFLGLFYCRAHYFRKAASRLDECLRLDPPDEVKKPADLLLKNLRTGPLKPAWWKWWLDAKTNHLLKKLSFGLIFLFIFGLLLSHPAALSLPIISWPAAYINHLFSLTGSISWPVYGREYMVFILFLVLILLLPGFRQVRPSEDELEPLTPPYPDLDIPESILEEFGEKLERSLFFPEPMEESVRKLGDF; encoded by the coding sequence ATGAATTCTCTTTATGCCAGAGCCTGGTATAGTAAAGCTCTTGCTTTTTTGAACTTGAAAAATCAGATTGGCGCAGAGAAAAATTTTGAGAAGGCGCTTGAGGCTTTTGATGCCGTACTTGAGGTTAATCCTGAGGATAGCATTGCCTGGCAGTACAGGGGAAATATACTTCGCTATCTGGACCGTCCGGAAGAAGCACTGAAGGCTTTTGAAGTGGCGCTTGATTTTGATCCTGACAATATTCCTGCCCGATACCTCAAAGGGCTTACCTTCGGATATCTGAACCTGCCAGAACAGGCGCTTGAGGCTTTTAATGGTGTGCTTGGGAGAGATGAAAAGCACATCGGTGCCCTGTACTACAGCGGGCTTGCTTTAAAACAGCTCTCACGAGATGAAGAAGCACTTGAGGCTTTTACCAGAGCTTCCGAGTTAAATCCTGAAAACCTGAAAGCCTGGTACTATAGAGGGATAACCCTGTCCGTGCTTGGGAAAAATGAAGAAGCACTTGAGGCTTATGGAAAAACTCTGAAAATGGAACCTTCGCATTCGGGAGCATTGGAAGGTGAGGCAAAAGCATACCTTGCCCTGGGCAGAAGGAGAGAAGCTTTGAGAACCTGTGAAAAGGCTCTGGAACTCGAACCCGCGTCTGCCGTGGCCTGGGAAACCCAGGGAAGAATTCTCGAAGGCATGGGGAGAAAAGAGGAAGCCCTTTCAGCTTTCGAAAAAAGCCTTATCCTTGAGCCAGGAAATGCAAAAAACAGGCTAGAAAAGGGCAGGCTTCTCGGACAGCTTGGCAAGCCCCAGAAAGCTCTTGACGTGTTTGAAGGTGTGCTTGAACTGGACAACTCTAGCATAGAGGCAAAAGCCGGTAAAGGAAAAGCCCTGCTGGCACTTGGAAGATACCAGGAATCTCTTGATGCTTTCAGTAACGTTCTTGAGACCGAGCCTTTAAGTCCGGAAGGATGGAAAGGAACAGGCAACTGCTTTCTAGCAATGCGGATGCCTTATGAAGCTTTGCAGGCTTATGAAAAAGCCCTCTCTTCCGGAACTGAAAATTGTGGCATTTTGAGCGGTCTTGGAGAGGCATATTATACGCTTGGGGATTATTCAAGAGCTCTTGAAAGCTTTGAAGAGGCTCTCATACTTGATTCCGAAAACCTTTTTTCCTGGAACGGAAGGGGAAATGCACTCTATAAGCTTGGAAGATACGGTGAAGCTCTTGAAGCCTATGAAGCTCTTCTCGAACTTGACTATGAAAGTCTACCTGCACGATATAACCGGGGTGTCACTCTCTCCCGACTCAAACATTATAATTCTAATTTTGATTCTGTTCTCGTAAGTCAGCACCAGACAGCTTTTAAAAAATATCTGGAATTGTCTGGTGAGCTTTCTGAAGGAGAAATTGGAGATGAGAGCTGGAAGTACAGGGGTTTTGCTTTTGCCGAGTTGGGAGAGTATAGTGAAGCTCTTAAAGCCTTTGATAATGCTGCAAAAAAGGAATCTGAAAATTCTTTTTCCCTGATTTGTAAAGGAATTACTCTTTTCTGCCTAAAAAATTATGACGAAGCTCTGAAAACGTTTGAGGGTGCCGAAAAGGATCTTTACGCATCTCTGGATGCAAAGAAATCCATAAAAAGTGAGGAGCGCAAAGAATCTGGAATTTTGAGCTCTAATGAACTAAATTTCAGGCTGGAAATTCTCTTGAATGCTAAAGGGCTTGCTCTGGACTCCCTTGGTGGGTATCAGGATGCTTTAAAAGCTTTTGAAAGCGCCAGGAAACTTTCTGAAGCTGAAAATATTGCATGTTCCGGAAAAGGCCTGGTTTTTGCGCATTGTGGAGAGTGGGAAAAAGCCCTGAAAGTGTTTGATAGAATTCTTACCCTCGACCCTCAAAACACCCAGGCTTCAGTCATGAAAGCTTTTACCCTCATAAAGCTGCAGGAGTTTGAGAAAGCCATTTCAGTACTTGAGGAACTGACAACTAACGAGATTAACTCGGACTTGCCTTTCTGCCTTCTGGGCTTTGCCTGTTTCAAGTTGGAAGATTTCGAAGGTGCACTCAAGGCGTACAGGAAGGCAATCGATATAAATCCAAAAAATTTCCACGCAAGAAACGGACTTGCAGAGCTTTACTTCAGACTTGGAAACAGCAGGGGCGCATTTAAAGAGCTTGAAGATTCAATTGCAGAAGCCCCTGAAAATGCATTCTCAAGAAACCTGAAAGGCCGGGTAGAACTTGAAGAGCAGGCCTGTGAGGAGGCACTTGAGTCTTTCAGGCGAGCTCTTGCCCTGGATACGGAAGACCTGAAACTGCTGCTCTGGGACGTGTATGCGAGGTATATGTATGCAGAAGCGTCTTTTGAGGAGAATAGTGCACGTTTCAGGTCTATGCTCCTTGCAGCTGCAGGAAAACTTGAAAAAGCAGCTATCCGGCAAAGGTCCGAAGATAATGAACTGAAAGCTTATGCCCTTTATTTTCTGGGGCTTTTTTACTGCCGAGCGCATTACTTCCGAAAAGCTGCCTCTCGGCTTGATGAATGCCTGAGATTGGATCCCCCAGACGAAGTAAAAAAGCCTGCAGACTTGCTCCTGAAAAATCTTCGTACAGGCCCTCTGAAACCTGCCTGGTGGAAGTGGTGGCTTGATGCAAAAACAAACCACCTGCTTAAAAAGCTTAGTTTCGGGTTAATTTTCCTCTTTATATTCGGTCTTCTGCTGTCCCATCCGGCAGCGCTATCCCTTCCAATTATCTCCTGGCCCGCGGCTTATATAAATCACCTTTTCTCTCTCACAGGGAGTATTTCATGGCCGGTTTACGGCAGAGAATACATGGTCTTTATCCTGTTTTTAGTTCTCATCCTGCTCCTCCCCGGTTTCAGGCAAGTCAGGCCGAGTGAAGACGAACTTGAGCCTCTTACGCCTCCATACCCTGATCTCGATATTCCTGAATCCATACTTGAGGAGTTTGGTGAAAAGCTTGAGAGAAGCCTTTTCTTTCCTGAACCTATGGAAGAAAGCGTGAGAAAACTCGGAGATTTTTGA
- a CDS encoding XTP/dITP diphosphatase, whose product MHKIVFVTGNKGKFAEVRDILKAFEIEVIQDKNGYPELQEDDLEPIASYGAQYVANKLNMPVMVDDSGIFIKALNGFPGPYSRFVEDRLGNPKVLKLMEGETDRTAYFKTVIGYCEPGKEPLVFPGIVEGKIAYEERGTGGFGYDPIFEYQGITFGELGDAEKNKVSHRRRAIDSFLEWYKGRLEKT is encoded by the coding sequence ATGCATAAAATCGTATTTGTTACGGGAAATAAAGGCAAATTTGCCGAGGTAAGGGACATCCTCAAGGCTTTCGAAATTGAGGTAATTCAGGACAAAAACGGCTACCCTGAACTTCAGGAGGACGACCTTGAGCCCATTGCATCTTATGGGGCGCAGTATGTTGCAAACAAACTGAACATGCCTGTAATGGTAGATGATTCCGGGATCTTCATAAAAGCCTTAAACGGCTTTCCAGGCCCTTATTCTCGTTTCGTAGAGGATAGACTCGGAAACCCTAAAGTGCTTAAGCTCATGGAAGGGGAAACCGACAGGACAGCGTATTTTAAGACTGTTATCGGATACTGTGAGCCCGGAAAAGAGCCTCTGGTTTTCCCTGGGATAGTTGAAGGGAAAATCGCGTATGAAGAGAGAGGTACGGGCGGTTTTGGATACGACCCTATTTTCGAGTACCAGGGCATAACCTTCGGGGAACTCGGAGATGCCGAGAAAAATAAAGTTTCCCATCGTCGCAGGGCTATCGACAGTTTTCTGGAATGGTATAAGGGTAGACTTGAAAAAACCTGA
- a CDS encoding bifunctional N(6)-L-threonylcarbamoyladenine synthase/serine/threonine protein kinase, with the protein MKNTFILGIEGTAWNLSAAIVTETEIIAEVTETYKPTVGGIHPREAAQHHAKYAASVIKRLLAEAKEKGVKPSEIDGIAFSQGPGLGPCLRTVATAARMLSISLGVPLIGVNHCIAHIEIGIWRTPATDPVVVYVSGANSQVISYMGGRYRVFGETLDIGLGNALDKFARGANLPHPGGPKIEAYAKDAKKFIHLPYVVKGMDLSFSGLSTAASEALKKAPIEDVCYSYQETAFAMVVEVAERALAHTGKKEVLLAGGVGANTRLREMLNDMCEARGAKFYVPEKRFMGDNGTMIAYTGLLMYKSGNILSLEDSRVNPSYRTDDVKVTWIQEEKMKRVPEISPETSLKHGEMLDNGAEAIVYLEEGPEGKKVLVKERVPKVYRHKEIDERIRTERNRTEARLMSEARRHGVSTPIIYDVEDFKLKMQYIDGVPIKYLVTPDLSEKVGELVGKLHSGGIVHGDLTTSNLLLAGERLYLLDFGLAYYDKGLEARGVDVHVFFQTFESTHRNHEALIKAFKKGYQRTFIDSEDVLKRVDEIKKRARYA; encoded by the coding sequence TTGAAAAACACGTTCATCCTTGGAATCGAGGGCACTGCCTGGAATCTGAGTGCCGCAATCGTTACCGAAACCGAGATTATTGCCGAGGTCACAGAGACCTATAAACCCACAGTCGGAGGGATTCACCCCAGGGAAGCAGCCCAGCATCATGCAAAGTATGCAGCCAGCGTTATAAAGAGGCTTCTTGCAGAAGCAAAAGAAAAGGGAGTCAAGCCTTCAGAGATTGACGGAATAGCTTTCTCCCAGGGGCCTGGGCTTGGACCGTGCCTGAGAACGGTTGCAACGGCAGCCAGAATGCTTTCCATATCTCTTGGCGTTCCATTGATAGGGGTCAACCACTGTATCGCCCATATCGAAATTGGGATCTGGAGAACTCCTGCAACGGACCCTGTAGTGGTTTATGTAAGCGGTGCCAATTCTCAGGTTATTTCCTATATGGGAGGGCGGTATAGAGTCTTTGGGGAAACACTGGATATAGGGCTTGGAAATGCCCTTGATAAGTTTGCGCGAGGGGCTAACCTGCCGCATCCTGGAGGACCAAAGATCGAGGCATACGCAAAAGACGCAAAGAAATTTATCCATCTTCCCTATGTGGTAAAAGGCATGGACCTTTCCTTTTCCGGACTTTCCACGGCCGCCAGCGAAGCCCTGAAAAAAGCGCCTATTGAGGATGTTTGTTATTCTTACCAGGAAACGGCTTTTGCAATGGTTGTTGAGGTTGCAGAGCGAGCCCTTGCTCACACCGGAAAAAAAGAAGTCTTGCTGGCAGGAGGAGTAGGGGCAAACACAAGGCTTCGGGAAATGTTAAACGATATGTGCGAAGCCAGAGGCGCGAAGTTCTATGTGCCCGAAAAACGCTTCATGGGAGATAACGGGACAATGATCGCATATACGGGGCTTCTAATGTATAAGTCCGGAAACATTCTTTCCCTTGAAGATTCTCGCGTAAACCCCAGTTACCGGACTGATGACGTGAAAGTGACCTGGATACAGGAAGAAAAGATGAAAAGGGTTCCTGAAATTTCCCCCGAAACTTCTCTCAAACATGGGGAAATGCTGGATAATGGGGCCGAAGCTATTGTTTACCTGGAAGAAGGGCCTGAAGGGAAGAAGGTACTTGTTAAGGAAAGAGTCCCGAAGGTTTACAGGCATAAAGAGATTGATGAAAGGATAAGGACTGAAAGAAACCGGACAGAAGCCCGTCTGATGTCTGAAGCCCGGCGACACGGGGTTTCTACGCCGATTATCTATGATGTGGAAGATTTCAAGCTCAAGATGCAGTATATTGATGGTGTTCCCATAAAATACCTGGTTACCCCTGACCTTTCTGAAAAAGTAGGAGAACTTGTAGGAAAACTCCACAGTGGGGGTATAGTACACGGGGACCTTACGACCTCAAATCTCCTGCTTGCAGGCGAGAGGCTTTATCTCCTTGACTTCGGGCTTGCGTATTACGATAAAGGACTTGAGGCCAGAGGGGTAGATGTCCATGTATTTTTCCAGACTTTTGAGAGTACACACCGTAACCACGAGGCACTTATCAAGGCTTTCAAAAAAGGGTACCAGAGAACTTTTATAGATTCAGAGGATGTACTCAAGCGTGTTGATGAGATAAAAAAGAGGGCTCGTTATGCATAA